The following are encoded in a window of bacterium genomic DNA:
- a CDS encoding glycosyltransferase, producing the protein MHLHPAAREYFNQHAHQRLKWRRKNRFYHEHIESFIAFLVPKGSSVLHVGADSPSLLQRVQPSRGLGIHVSEALIEHIRTYDQGELAFETKELSAVEGEFDYVVISDLLGHVEDIQMLFREANEHISWHGRIIVTQHSAFWGPILRLASLLGLRMPSRLENWVSRADIENFARLEGLEAVRSGSRMLIPKYIPLVSWFFNTYVANIFPFSHLGLYHYVVLRKQDSRTPLTNPSLSIVVPARNEAGMIERIATELPQLGAFTEIIFVEGNSKDNTWEEIQRIAGKYGNEKRIVIAQQDGKGKGDAVRKGFDMATGDILTIYDADMTVPAPDVEKFYRALVEGRGDFINGSRLVYPLEKESMRFLNLLGNKFFSLAFSWLLNSRLKDTLCGTKMLWREDYEHIKAGRAFFGDFDPFGDFDLLFGASKLNCKIIDLPIRYKERVYGETNIRRWSHGWLLLKMTVFAMRKVKFV; encoded by the coding sequence ATGCATCTCCACCCGGCAGCACGCGAATATTTCAATCAGCATGCACATCAGCGCCTGAAGTGGCGCCGGAAGAACCGTTTCTATCACGAACATATCGAGTCGTTCATCGCGTTCCTCGTGCCGAAAGGGAGCTCGGTACTGCATGTCGGCGCCGACTCTCCATCCTTATTACAGCGCGTGCAGCCGTCGCGCGGGCTTGGTATCCATGTGAGCGAGGCGCTCATCGAGCATATCCGCACATATGATCAGGGAGAGCTCGCCTTCGAGACGAAGGAGCTTTCAGCAGTAGAGGGCGAATTCGACTACGTGGTCATTTCCGACCTCCTCGGGCATGTCGAAGATATCCAGATGCTTTTCCGTGAAGCGAATGAGCACATATCGTGGCACGGAAGGATTATCGTGACGCAGCATAGTGCGTTCTGGGGACCAATCCTTCGCCTCGCCTCGCTCCTCGGCTTGCGTATGCCGTCTCGACTCGAGAATTGGGTGTCGCGTGCGGACATCGAGAACTTCGCGCGCCTTGAAGGATTGGAGGCGGTGCGCAGTGGCAGCCGCATGCTGATTCCGAAATACATTCCACTCGTCAGCTGGTTTTTTAATACGTACGTTGCGAACATATTTCCGTTCTCGCACCTCGGCCTCTATCACTACGTGGTTCTGCGCAAACAGGATTCCCGCACGCCGCTCACGAATCCATCGCTTTCTATCGTGGTCCCGGCGCGCAACGAAGCGGGGATGATCGAGCGTATCGCGACTGAATTGCCGCAGCTCGGTGCGTTTACGGAGATTATCTTCGTCGAGGGCAATTCGAAGGACAACACGTGGGAAGAGATACAGCGCATCGCGGGGAAGTATGGGAATGAGAAGCGGATCGTCATCGCGCAGCAAGACGGGAAAGGGAAGGGGGATGCCGTACGCAAAGGATTCGATATGGCGACGGGGGATATCCTCACGATTTACGATGCAGACATGACAGTCCCGGCACCGGATGTCGAGAAGTTCTATCGCGCGCTCGTCGAAGGGCGTGGCGATTTCATCAATGGTTCGCGCTTAGTGTATCCGCTCGAGAAAGAGTCGATGCGCTTCCTGAATCTTCTGGGTAACAAATTCTTCAGTCTCGCGTTCAGCTGGCTGCTTAATTCACGGCTCAAGGACACGCTCTGCGGGACCAAGATGCTCTGGCGGGAGGACTATGAGCACATCAAGGCAGGAAGGGCGTTTTTCGGCGACTTCGACCCATTTGGCGATTTCGATCTCCTTTTCGGTGCGTCCAAACTTAATTGCAAAATCATCGATCTCCCGATCCGCTATAAGGAGCGAGTCTATGGCGAGACCAACATCCGTCGCTGGAGCCACGGCTGGCTGCTCCTCAAAATGACAGTCTTCGCGATGCGGAAGGTGAAATTTGTATAG